The genomic DNA ACCATCTTTTGTGATGGACAGCTATGTTGAGATCTTTCTAGATGTCCATCGTATCAAAGGTGGCGACGGGGACACTGGCTAATCTAGTAGACACTCTTTTGACTTTCTCATGTACGAACCTAAAAATCTGAAGTCGCAAACAATCTCAACAGTCTTGCGTTCCCGTATGGGGTATTGGCATTGCGCTTACATTGTCACACAGTTCGATCAGCAtagctttggtcttgtcatagTTGATCTTCAACCCAAATGCGGCTCTGCTACTGCCACATGATGCATGTACACAGGTTAAAATGGAAGTacattagctggagagctggcGACGACTCTTtagtcatttgcacctcattattaactgaagGCTGGTTAAGAagacaggcaacaattaaaagcCGAATGCAgctgttaaaaagtaaaacatccatccattatccaacccgttatatcctaactacagggtcacgggggtctgctggagccaatcccagccaacacagggcgcaaggcaggaaacaaaccccgggcagggcgccagcccaccgcagggcgcacacacaccaagcacacacttgggacaatttaggatcgccaatgcacctaacctgcatgtctttggactgtgggaggaaacctacgcagatacggagagaacatgcaaactccaggcagggaggacccaggaagcaaacccaggtcttcttactgcgaggcagcagcgctacccactgcgccacccaaaaAGTAAAACAGGTAGGCAATTAAAGATTCTGAATTGTAACAAGCgagttaactaaaatgaagcccaaaaAGACATATTGGCATAGCAGTAAATaaatggcttctaattaagaaacttgtTAAAGTCACCTCTGAGGACCACAAttgctgtgtgtgaaaatcccaaatATTCAGACCAGCACAAGTGGCATCAACAATCCCGCCAACATCTCTATCAcggagatcacattttttcccgattctggtgtttgatgtgaacgtGAACTGAAGTGTACCCGTGTGATTTCTGGCGCTGCTGCCACGTCGTTGGGTGATTAGATGTCTGCAAGGCGTACAGATGATCCTAATGATCTTCTCAGTGAGTGTACAGTATGCATATGTGGGTTTTGCGACTAACTTGACGCCCTTGTTCAACATTCATTTCTACTTTGAGCCCTATTACGGCCTGGATACGCTTTGGCTGCTATCCTAAAATAGATTAataatgttagtttttttttttttaaacaacaaaagcaatTTTAGATCATATAAACTTCAATAAAACAAGTATTTactttcattatatttatttctaaagcCACCAACAGTGTCATCGTCACACACCCTAAATGTTTGAAAAGCAAAAAGTATCGGCAATTCTTACACAATGCTTATGATACATAATACAAACACCTAAAACATTTgggaatttaaaaatgcaaagcatCATGCGAGGCAAATGAAGGTGCATGCAGCATGAAGGACGAGCTTCATTCTACAACACTGCCCCCAAGAAGGTCCCAAAATATCTTGTTCATCAGTTTGTccgtttgtattttttttttttgtaacaatatCCAATATTAATGTGAACAGAAATATTCCGatataaaaatctaaatacaGGCTACTAAAGGATAAGTAGTACTTACTGTATGATGCTGGTTGGCAACCCTACAACACTGCACCACAGTCATCATCTGGTTATCTAATGGCAATaaaaacaggacaaaagacaGTAACACTAGACACACACAAAAGGGGAAAACATTCCAGTCCATTTGCCATATTGGATATCAGTACAGAGCCACTGTCTGATGAATGTAAACCACTAATGACTGgcgagaaataaataaatgaagaaatggcTATTCAGAGGTgaaaaaaaggtataaaaataTGAAACGGTTTGGCTTGGGTTACTTCTGTAAATCGAGAACCCAACAGTCTCTGAGCACCAAGTGGCTTTGATGTGGCTACAAAGGTTGAGGGTCAAGGCTACCACCCCCTCGCAAGCAAATGGACTAAAATTCTACCGGATAAGTGCAGAAGAAGTGAGGCAGGAGCGGCCGTCCCTTCCTTACAATGCAATACTCATGCTTATCATCTTCACGAAAGTACAGGGATGAAAAGATGATCCGCGTTGACATGAATTTACCAGAAGGAGAAAGCAGCCAAATTAAACACACTGCCATTTCATGTCAAAAGCGTCGACTGTCACCGGCTTTAAGAACTCCTTGCCTgaaaattgtctttttatatAGTTGACCGCACAGGTGATGCGTAATGAAgtgcaaaaagaagaagaaaaaaaaaatctccatttcCTCTGTGGGTATGTCAGAAGTCAAAAGGCTTTTATTTATGAAATGAACCGTATAATCTCCGGTTTGATGGGTAGGATAAGTAAgggagagggggaaaaaaaaaataaaaaagtctagtCAGTAGACACGGGTCGTGTTAGCAGGATATTTACTGGGCGGTCTCTCCTTTAAGCATTGAAATATTTCTCTACATTTTCTTCATCCGTTTCTTCGTCAGAAATTTCCTGATCTGAAacaaagagggcactcgccaggATCACGAGCGGAAAACGATGACAACCCCATCCACTTCATTTATTTGGGTGTGTTGTAAGCCAAGTGTCTCTGATTCATGGGGTTATCCGGAGACTTCATCCATTCTTTCTTGAGCAGTTGCTTAAGTTGGGACAGGCGCATGTTGGGATTTTCCTGTTTGAGCCGAGGCATGTTCACTTCCTCGAAGGCAGTAAAGGCCGCTTTCATCCTCCGCTCAGGGTGCCGGTCGAGCTGATCTGCAACGctgaaaaggacaaaataaaggtgGAGAGAAGTCAGAGATGGGCTGTGTGCATTTGATGTATTCATgtgaatcacatactgtatgaaaaatGTATGATTTAAGGTCCAAATGAAAAGACTGCACACTGACAAAAAGAATTCATGTGTGAgtgcatatataaaaatgtatacgtGTATTTTTATACCCTGCATCTGACTGTATATGTCCTGCACTCAACCGCTGATCGGCATGAAGGTTCCTCATGGGGGTGCTTAGTGATTATAGCTGCAGCACGCACCAAGCTTACAAACACATTTTGTTGGAGTTGCAGAGAAAGCAGGGATTTTGTTGAAGTAAATACTGTAATAAACCGTTCACCTGCATAGAATATGATTTGGTAAAGTACACACAGATAAAacttgaataaaaatatacaacaaGAAGACAACAGTAATAATTATTCTCCAAACAACCTCCAGAAGTTtaccaaaaatgttaaaaatgtgtcacttatatttatatagtatacagtatattatacatagaagtatgattttaatatgcatcattttatacagtattatacacaCTCCAGAACACCATGAAATACCaggagattttaaatttaaatctgggTCTTCTTACAAGAAACAAAAACTGGGTCATCTCTGCTTCTCCCAGCAGGACAATGCCCCAAAATATTTGTCCAAATCAACAAAACAATGGTTAAAATCAAGCTTCCAACTGTGGACATCTCAGTCCATGGACCTAAACCCCATTGAAAGCCTGTggagtgagctgaagaggagagggaACAAAGAAGGGCCTACGATACTTGACaatctagagcagtgtttcccaaacttggtcctgtggccaccctgtggctgcaggtttttgttccaaccagcttctgtttttaattgaactcctgggctaattaagtgaactgatatttcccaagttctgtgtttagggaacaatacagaaattagaaaactcagtatatgcgtcttgggaactgcaggtctgacattgtggtcagcaactcaggagcgccgcaagggactggactttcttcggtcctgttcagccaacataaatcagacttccaatacaattcggagtcctgccacgtggaaaagttcgctgatgagactgcaatcgtgggctgcatcaggagtgggcaggaggaggagtataggaacctaatcaaggactttgttaaatggtgcaactaaaaccacctacacctgaacaccagcaagaccaaggaactggtggtggattttaggagacccaagcccctcatggaccccgtgatcatcagaggtgactgtgtgcagagggtacagacctataaatacctgggagtgcagctggatgacaaattggactggtctgccaatactgatgctctgtgtaagaaaggtcagagccgactatactttcttaaaaGGTTTAGCGTCCTtcaaatctgcaataagatgctgcagatgttctaccagacggttgtggcgagtgccctcttctacacggtggtgtgctggggaggcagcacaaagaagaaggacgtctcactcctggacaaacttgttaaaaaggcaggctctattgtaggaataaagctggacagctTAACAtttgtagcagagcgacgggcattaagcaaactcctgtcaatcatgaagaatccacttaaTAGTgttatctccaggcagaggagcagtttcagtgacagactgaggagaccccacactatgtgactcttcaattccacctgggggagtaaatgctaacattattcaaagttattgtctgtttatacatgcatttttattactgtttaatttaatattgttttttttttgtatcagtatactgctgctgggttatgtgaatttccccttgggattaataaagtatctatctatctatctatctattatatagtgcctttcatatctatctatctatctatctaaaaggtaccaagcagttatataggaataatgtatttttttctttataacagtattttcatcttgattttcattctacttttcaaggtgttctaattgtttaattaatccattatttactaattagtgggtctgactctaaagtagttgcagcctttgattattcagtgttgttagcctgcgtgtctgatctgctcattttaaactgtcattaataagatacaacaaaggggaaaaaactgcacagagaaagggcaaaatataacaaaagctgaaataataaatgtcttatgaatgtaaaaatcatgctgctgtgcttttctgaatgtcgaataaaagaaaaaaacaataccagctaattaaatgagctcagtgttattaggtgttgtcaccgattaggaatctggttggaacaaaaacctgcaaccacagggggtccccaggaccgagtttgggaaacactgatctacagCTTAGGCTCTTAAACTATGGGACGCATGCTGTCTAAAAAAATGGCCACTCAGGGTCATGACTAACAATATTACTCAACGGGAAAGGGTTGTGTACGATTAGCCAAGTGTCCTGTGGAGAATCACTGCAGGCACTTTAAGCAAACACTATCAGCCCATTACAACATGCGTtggtgattctccaagggggactGAAGGCAGTGATTCTCCAAGAATAACAAAACCCCCTGACTcaaacagggtgccagttcattgcagggtgaattgcacaatgcaacacacacataaacatgggCAAATTAACCTttactaatccacctaacctgaatgtctttggacagcaagaggaaacccacccagacacggggagcacATGCAAGGAAGAcatgggacacaaaccctggtctccttactgtaaggcagcagtgctacgcATTgtactgaggctagggatctgcactggcaattggaaggttgccggttcgaatcctgtaaatgccaaaagggaatctgctctgttgggcccttgagcaaggcccttaacctgcaattgctgagcactttgagtagtgagaaaagcgctatataaatgcaaagaattattattaccaccatgccacctccactaaaatatgtatgtgtgtgtccgagtgtgtatatatacagggtggtccagatctaattatgcaacttttaatgcaatgcaggaaaacaatacaaaagaaTTGTTAGAAATATCTTGTAacaaacgaaaatggacttacattgaattaattcactgatttcactgccatctatcggcaacaaaaatacatttttgtgaattctctatgtaataaacttaataagttacagtgtaatgaaaattgcataatcggatctggaccaccctatatatctatactgtatatatatatatattacaatcttcctaccaaaaaaagaaaattgtatttgCCAGACAGGAAACATCAATCAACAGATACATAGATAATAAAGGCACTAAATtttagacagacaaacagacatgaaaagcactataagatggatggatggatggatggatggatgtcccacCCAGGGAGGAGGTGGAgtccttacccggctgggatACTATAATAGAAGGATGGACTAAATGTGGACTACACCATGCCAGAATGTTTTATGATTCCTGTCCTGAGTGGGATTTCCAAAGATCCCAAGAACCAGGAGGGTGCAGTTTAACCCCCACTTTAATAGGTGTCAGTGTCTCTCGTGTAGAATCCCAGTTTTGACACCTGCAGGGCTACATGGGACTTGGAATCCGGAGGTGCAGCTCTATAGGGGTCTCTGGAAGATGATAAAGGGTGCTGCTGGAGGAAGACCTCCCTGGCTTTCTCATAACCTGAAAGTGCTCCCAATGGGCTATATGACATCACCAGAAGTATTCCTGTGTCCTCAATAAAACAGACTGCAAGACCTTGTTGAGGCCAGTTGAGCCTGGGAGGAAGAAAGGTAGCAATCATCTACAAGAAGTGGAAGTAAAGTGGTAGAGAGAGAAGACGAGTGAAAGTAGGACAGACAacctgtatgtattttttttacaaggtATTCTTGCAATAAATACCCATTTTATTTGAATGTGAAACTGATTTGTGTGCTCGTGaatggggtttggggctcagtggtgccccctagccTTCACGACAGATAGATATTCTCAGCACTCTTggccaaattacatattttgttaaaaactgaagtatgagggcagcatggtggcgcagtggtagtgctgctgcctcacagtaaggagacctaggttcgcttcctgggtcccccctgcgaggagtttgcatattctctccatgtctgcatgggtttcctcccatagttcaaagacatgtaggttgggtgctttggcgatcctaaattctccctggtgtgtgccctgcccgggatttgttcctgccctgtgttggctgggattggctccagcagacccccatcaccctgtgttaggatatagcaggttggataatgactgactgaagtaCAAAACAGTCATTACAACTTCAAGACGACAAATTAAAACAATGgcatttttataataatgttaacatacaattatgatttttttttgatgaactaaaaaatattaacaaacaaaagtaaatatgacattttgaaaagtttgggcaccctacTAATTCAGTACTTGGTAACACCCCATTTGGCACAAATCACGGCTTGCAAGTGTTTTTATAGTCAGCAAGGAATTTATGAATTTTTGTTTTAGACTTTGTACCTTGTTCTTCCTTgatatttaaattctatttttacatctttttttctgtccatgCTTGATccattttttatattgttgtttattgattactatttgcattattctgtttttaactAGTTTCGCATATAATTGTATTTACAAGCATCCATGCCGGTGTTAAcatgttctttgtgctttgttttttggtttccAAGGGGTGGCGGGGGGCACCCGTTTATTGGCATCAAGAGTTGGCCATCAGTCCCCTACTGTGGTGCTGCGTGTGAGGGGTCTCTGGCAGTATGGGACAGGCTTGTGGGTTTGGGCTGCTGTCTAGTGTTC from Polypterus senegalus isolate Bchr_013 unplaced genomic scaffold, ASM1683550v1 scaffold_183, whole genome shotgun sequence includes the following:
- the LOC120519558 gene encoding coiled-coil domain-containing protein 124-like, giving the protein ANFSYAFTPAEKTKSHLDAPLEENINRIIPEEGSVEARTIEDAIAVLSVADQLDRHPERRMKAAFTAFEEVNMPRLKQENPNMRLSQLKQLLKKEWMKSPDNPMNQRHLAYNTPK